ttttcctatttgtagtggagatgagtggtacccggtggggtcttctgctgttgtagcccatccgcctcaaggttgtacgtgttgtggcttcacaaatgctttgctgcatacctcggttgtaacgagtggttatttcagtcaaagttgctcttgtatcagcttgaatcagtcggcccattctcctctgacctctagcatcaacaaggcattttcgcccacaggactgccgcatactggatgtttttcccttttcacaccattctttgtaaaccctagaaatggttgtgcgtgaaaatcccagtaactgagcagattgtgaaatactcagaccggcccgtctggcaccaacaaccatgccacgctcaaaattgcttaaatcacctttctttcccattcagacattcagtttggagttcaggagattgtcttgaccaggaccacacccctaaatgcattgaagcaactgccatgtgattggttggttagaaaattgcattaatgagaaattgaacaggtgttcctaataatcctttaggtgagtgtatatatatatatatatatatatatataataaaaccatACATTCGTTCACTATAGATTGTTACTTCCTTGACCTACCTGGCGAATGTGTTGTCACTGAAGGTCATGTCGCTTAACTCGATATCTTCATCTCCATAGAACATGGTAAAGCCATCCTCTGAGATAGACAGGCATGGGTGGGCCGTTTCCTCATTCAGGTGGAAGAATGTACCTGTTCAGGTGTAGAATAGTATCTGAATACCCCCATTGGTTTAGcttttacaatatctttaaccTCAAACAAAGTAagcaagattttatttttgcagcATTGTGTACTATGATATGGATTTATGTTGTGGTTTTCTACAGTTGAAGTATTAGCTACAAACATTAAAGTAGGTAACTAATATACATAGTATTCAAGTACATTTATATGTAACATACAACAATAATGCATTTTTCCACCTTATTGGTAGCTTAATTTTTTCATTGAAGGTAAGGTaaaaatgttcttatgtttttctgaTGTGTGCTTTATATATGAAAGACAAAAATCCTTGCCTGTTGTTTGGATGATAAAAGAGTCACTTCTTTCGCTGAGTCCTCCTATATTAACTGCTCTGACATAAATGAGGTAGCGCTTTGCTGTCTGTAGCTGAATTAAAGACTCGCAGGTTGGAATTCCAACAATGGatctggggagaaaaaaaaggatCCTTAAAAACATCTGGAATATCTGgaacccacatacacacacacacaaacctataCAATACTCAGAGTAAAGCTGAACGAGTCCTATAAATATAATTCCTGGGCCATCAGGCAATCCGATACGCATCATCAATGCCAGCCATACTTACCACCCCCTCTGTCCTTTTCATCTTTCCAGTAAATATGTTAATATGTTGCTTTAAGGGGTATATTCTTAAACTATAACTATAGAAATGTGAGCCttatacacaaaataataaaatataccttaaatatttgtctttaaagAATAGGTTATGTTTCCTTGTTAAAATAGAGAGATCCTGTCCACACACTGTTTTTAGAAAACGAAGTCCACAAGAAAATTTATTTTAACTGaaatcacatttaatttctttttgGAATCAGGTCTAAAGCACAAAAGTGCTCAAGTGAAAAAAGCAGCAAACATTTCAGCTTATTGGCTTTTATCAGTGCTTGTTACACAAAAACTATTTCTGTGCAACGTTTGTGGTGTACTGTCTTACATTATGCAACGGATACATGACTCCTGGTTCTCAAGAGCCAAAGTACAGTATTTTCTAGTCTTCTTTCCACCTCCTCTTTtagtagaaaatgtattaaaaactgaGGCCATTGAATGGTTTCCCCAGCTGTAGATTTGAACTTTAGAGACCTATAACAGATGCTGTACGGTGACCCACCAGGGCCATGTTTGTACACCACTATTGCGTGCCATAATGCTGATTGAACTCTACCTACTCTGTGACAGCGTTCTCGTTCCTCTCTCGGCTGATCTCACACAGCTCCACGGTGTAGGAGTCCACAGGGTTGGTGTTCCCTGACTCCCAGCGAATTAGTGCTGCATTTGGACAACTTCTGCATTCCTTGTGCTTAATGAAAGGGGGTGATGGGACTGGAAAAGTAGAGGTcaactttaaaaccatttaagaATTACATATATTGTGCACATAGGTTGATATTCCTCTTCGAGTCCCTGGACAGTAGTATTTAATCTGCACATAAAGGCAATGTTTTGTTATGGTTAAAAAATCAAATATTCAATGGATGTCTCTAGGAGAGTGTGTGGTGCTTATCTATAATATGCATTGTCGTCATCTCGAGCGATGCAGTATGGAATGCAAGCTGATGTCAGATGGTGATTGTTCACACTTAACTCTGGAGACTGTCATTCAAGTCAATGAAACATCACAAAAGCCCAATTCTGTGAAAAACATGATCTGCCATTTTGTGCATCTTGAGTAACACCTTAAGCTTGAGTTTCAGTGGAAAATGCTGAGATCTGTTCTGTAATGCTTCAATACAAAGCAACTGTGGTTGGATGGGTCCTGTTGGCATACCACTGACTACAGAGCTGCCCATGTTCAGTCTCACTTACCTGTCATGTACACAGCTTTCTCACTGGCTGGACTGATTCCAGTGgtgttcagtgcagtgacccaGAACTCATACTGTGTATTTGGCACCAGATCAGTCACAGTACAGTATGTTTCTTTCACCTTTAACATAGATGCTGCAAAACAAAGATTCAAGTTTTACAATACATGCCTGTGTGACACAAATTCTCTGTATATTGATGCATATTCTTCCCTGCTTAGGAGCTAAGTGAAGGGGTTCTAGTGGCCTCAAACCTAGTCACAATGACTGCAGCTGGTAATAGGAAAAAACTTCATAGGTTTGTCTCCAAATCTGCAAAGAATGTAGCATCTACCCCAACCCCAGCCCCAGCTCTCTATAGAAAATGAGGCTAATTATCAGCCTCACCATGTGCACAGCATCGCTCTGTCCTAAAACTTGGTCATTTTCCTGCCAATACTGGTTCAGATCAGGAGATTTAATTTGCTTGTGGCCCATATTTTGTATGCATAGCTGTCACTGAGGCTGGGGCTGTGGGACTGTAATAGCTGTGAGAGATGAAGTGCCAGTTATACAGGTGTGCACAGGAGAAATCTCTGTCAATTATTTCCAGCACTGTGTATTGTGCATTTCTTGCTGGGAGAATTGCCAGTGTAGAaattatctgaaaaaataaatccatgtaTAGCAGTTGCAGCAACAAGCGACTTCACTCCAAAATGGATTTTTCAAATTCTTCCTCCTAGTGAGTGAAGTAATGACCTGAACAGAACTAAGATCAGTGATGTGCTAAAGGACTTCTCTCTGGAAGTAAACCTCACAACTGAAGCACATGCaggtatgtttttgtttctattaacATTAATTTGTATTCTGAATATCATTTAGGGAACTGCTAGCTTGACGTGAATTCCATAAACCTTTGTgaaggaaagtttttttttttttttttttttaatgaacaaaCAGTAAGCCAAGTGTCTTAACACTTTTGGCTGATATACAGGGAGATAATCATGGAAACCTCCCAAGCTGCAGGAATTGGCTTGCGTGCTATCATTGTAATATGTCTGACAAATGAGAAAATTAATGTGTAAaggagttatttatttattagttggAGCAGCGCTGTGGTGTAACCGTCTTGTTCTTTGGCCTCTTCTGCAGTGGTGTTTTCCAGCACGGGTTTGTAGAAGAGCTCATAGTATTCCACCGTGTCGTCTGAAAACAGGCTCCAGCAGACTCGcactgaggtgctggtggcagaGTTAGGGGTCTGAGGGTTTATAACGGGAGCAGAGGGAGCTGCACATGAAATTACACATTTAGTATGACTCACAAATGGTGGATTTCCTGCAATGAAAATAACTGCTTTACTGTCACCATTAAAAAAATTTAAGAAAAATGCTAGAACTGGACATCATGATACCAAATATATCTTATCTTttatatacatgtttatatataaaacaagacCACTTGACACTAACGTAGATGTATTAAaaattcattttgtatttgacgAATGTATGCACATACAGGGTTTATCAGGCACAATTCTGCATTAAAGTTACACTGTGTCAGCTGCAGTGTCTTTTCCCTTTTGCATCAATTTCTCTGTCTAGCCACAGTTATTTCACACTATATCTCAGTACAATTTAGTTATCCGCTCCGTCAATACCCGACTTGAAAAAAGATTGAGTTGATTGGCAACAGTATCTCTGAAATTGCCTTAATAAGGATAGACCATCTATTATTAAGctaaataaagtattttctcTAATTTGATCTGAAGGAACAATGGAAACCAGCATgctttatatattaataaaatgcttTAATTTATCTTGTGATAGTCAGGATTACGAAGCCCAGTGGGCATATTTGATTAATTATGAATTGTGTTTAGAATGATTTCATACAGTAAGTTCTTCATCATAGCAGAGTCAGATTTAATTGTAGGTCAAAGTCGTAATAGAGCTATACTTACTCAATCTATTAGATTTACTTAGCTGATGAGTTCAGCAAGATACAGGAACTTTAAATGAGACTCAAAAACCTTGCTATTAGTTAATTTTATCTTCAACCATCTTTATTATTGATTccctataaaatataaatagacTATTTGCTATATTACACTTGTacttcaaaaggaaaaaaaaaattctgtcaagggtttatacaaaataatttactCTCACATGAGCAGTCTGCAATTAAAACTGGGATAtgtgtttcatttcatttttttaaatatatatatatatatatctatatatatatatcgtatgtcatccatgtttttttatttttattattattgtcttccCAGGCACTGTCAGAACTATATGCAGTCTGGTGACATCAAAGGGCACACTAGCATCATAGCACAGCAATTACACCGACAGAACGaatgaattaaattaacttaaatGTTAAGCTGCAGTTAAAAGTTCCTATGAGTCATCCGTTTCCATGTAATTAAACTTTCAGTATTTAACActtggaaggaaaaaaaacacaaaaaacactgcCTTGATCCTTTTCCTTGCAATCTCTAtttatggaaagaaaaaaaaatccccttgGATCTTTAAGTTTAACCCTCTGTTGTTAAATGGATCTTGTGAACTTATTGCACATACTTATTTCATTAATGACTTTACCTTGTTATTTTACTGTACATCCAGCCCCCTAATGTACAGATTCAAAGAAAGCATCAAGATATAGTAAGAATTGACATTTTTGCCTGTTTTTCTTTCCGAGGTGTATTTGTCACTGAGCTAACTTTCCTTGTGTAAATGGAGACAAATGTACTAACCTGGTACAATATTAATAGAATCCATCATCTGTCTGACATCTGAAAAATCTATAGTGGAGTTTTCAAACTCCATGGACGCAGACAGATTGAGATCTGTTTCAGTTTTAGTGAGTTCTTCTATCCTGTTTGAAAGCAAGtgagcaaacaaaaacaatatccaTAAATGTACAAATGCTACAACGGTTCATCAAGTTAAGCCTTCAGGAAAAGTAAACACTACAGATTCCAGTTTCTGAGAGCAAACGTGTGAATTGTAAGAcagcaacaacaagaacaaaaacatatCCAGCAAAAAAGCATCCAGAGGAAACCTGGCTAAACCGAATGATTCAATGTAAATTTACAAACAAAGTTATGTCTCCAATATTGTATTACTGTAATGTTTTTCCTCTTGTAATGTATAATAAGGTTAAATAAGCTACTTTGTAATTGCATTATAACCAGAATTCAGACACTGCTTTTGAGGAAAGCATGTTTTAAGTAGTGTTTTAAACCAGTTTTATCATAACTATTTTATCATTACTGATTAAAAGCAGCCTTGCTTTTAATCAGTACCTAACAGTACATGCAGATAGATTAAAGGGGTGTTAGATGTCAGTTTCAATTGGCACAAATCATTAGTAAGGTAATGGGTGAAAATCTTTCAGATTGCATGGtttaagctttttgtttttgcacattgtcTAAGGTCTGTACAGAGTATAACTTTTTTATCCCAGGTCACTGCATGCAAGACCAAATCATTGCAGCACATGTACTCAATACAGCACACTCTTCACATTGTTAGTTTTCACACTCCTTTCTTCATTAGTAAAGAATGTTCTGAGGATGCTccagtaaataagaaaagcATACCTGTCCATAGCAGGAATGACAGCCTAGcaacagaaatagaaatgcatAACCTTTAGTGAAATACCAGCATATCTGGGAGTAGAGgacaaatctgaaaataaaagaGGTCTTGTATATGAGAGCTTCTTTTAGGAagaaaaccttttttatttGACGTTGGATAAGATTTAACAAGATCTGAGTATTTAAGAAAATTTTAATGTTTCCTCATTTCAAAACTAAACAAGCAGCATTACTATATTTTACATATGGCGCACAAACCTGAAGGAAGGTGAGTTTGTCTTCATTTCTGTGAACTTCCTGGGCGGTCTCTATCAGGCCCTTCGATATGTCTAATGTTTCTCCACAGCTGATGAGCTGGCTGTACAAGGCCTCCAGTTTCTGTTTCTTCTCCACCTCCAGTCCAGACACCTTCTCCTCGTACCTTTGGGCAAGAGTCTGCATCACCTCGTTACAGTGCTGCTCCAGGTTCTGCTCCTGCCTCCCAAAGTTTTCCTAGAGAAGCATTTCAATTTGTTAGTCATCATCCTGAACTTTAGTTTTCCTAACGTGTGGCAACTCTTATCGTAAGCATCCTGCATGATCCTACGTATTTTCTTTTTGACTAGATTACTCTCCACTGTAATTAAATATCAGAACAAAATAGCTTAAAACCCACTGCCCTGACAGACAGATTCCAACTGTGTCATGATAGAACctatatttaaatgatcatgTAGATATAGGagtatgtttaaaatgttgggACACATGGATACTATTAAAGCTGACCACCTTCATGCACAataattattactactactactactactactactactactactactaataataataataataataataataacaattgggATCTTACTTCAACAGTGATGAAGATCTCTTCTAAATGGCTGGCAAAATTCTCCATCTGTGCGATCTGTTCTTCCAGTTTGCACATGGTTTTATGAGTCTCatcctaaaaaaaaacaatttaattagATATGAATATATTCTATACCAGTATTTGGTATGTAGCCATATCTAATTCCTCCCAAAACTAACATATATGGCAATCAACATTGATACTGTACAATGCTCCAGCTATGCAGATGTCCATGTTTTGGTTTTGGGTGGCAAGAACAGAGATGTAGATTTACAGCAAGAGTTCTCAGGAATTAGGTGTCTATCAATATATGTATCTGTTTGGGTTTGAATGTAAGGGAAAGTGCATTATATCATACTAAGGATGAAACTGGGTATGAATGTCTTCATCACATCTGTTGAAAGATGATAATTTAACAGTCATTAACTAACTGCCCAAACCAACAGTATGTTTACAAGTAACCGGCTACAGTCTTCTTAAAATACAAGACTAATGCCCCCTTGAGAATTTCTATTGCACTTCCCATTGCTCCTCTAGCCAGCCAAGTCGATCTTTTGTAATATAGCCCTCACCTTGATTTCTTCAGCGGCGCTCGATATCTGGGTCACACTATGATCCTTGTGGGGTCCGAAGAGCTTTTGGAAAGCCCTGATTGGGGTTTTACAGTCAATACAAAACACATCAGGAGGCTCGTTCTCATCACCACCTGCTGCCTTATGCTGCTCCTCCATCTCTGTGTCGCCTTTCTCATCGACTGGTGGATCTTCTTGGCTTTCTTCAGAATATTTGAACTCTTGCAGCCTTGCCTTTGTGGGCATCTCTGACCTTGTGAAATGCATCTTGTCCTCTTCGAACACCTCTTCGCTGCCCTGCTCTTGCACAACAAAATGCCTGAGTGGCTGAGGCTCGTCTTCATAAGATGGGTTGTAGGATTCGAAGCATAAGGACTCGTTTGTTTCCACAGAGAAATGCTGACCAGTGGATGCTGGTTGACAGATCCTTCCTATCTCCTCTTCCAAATCCAGCCTTTCTGGTTGACTGCTGGCAGTCTGTTCCACTTCCTTGTTCCAGCCTTTGCCAGCCAgctcttttttcctttctgttaCTAAAATGTACGGCTCTTGGGTGGGGAACTCAGTGTCAATTTCTTCCTTGTCATCCCACACCCCGTATTGCTTAGCCATTTCAGTCACCTCTGCTGTGTACAGAtcatattcttcttcttctgttctTTGAGCTCTTTCTAAGGGACTCATGGTTGGGGTGAACTGGTCATCTTCTGTTCTGCTCACAACCACCTCCTCTGTGAATATGTCTAACCTTTCCCGTGACTCGTAGAGGTCCATGTTATAAAAACTGAGACCTTCAAGCTCTACATTGGTAGTGTCGGTGAGCACAGGTGTATCTACAGATGCCTTACTCAGGATGCCATCTCCTCCACCGAAGATGAACTCCTTAGTGGCCCCATCAGAAGCTGACCTGGAAGGGCCGGATATTTCACCTTTGGTTGCCATTGCTCTGAAAGGCAGCAGTACTGCAACAAGGTTGGTCTTCAAAACCTCAAGAGTATCTTGAATAGAAAGAAAAGTTAAAATAGTTAAATGGTTTTAATTCCACATTGTGTGAAATACTGAAACGCAGGTTATCCATATAGGTCACCCTATTGTTTTCAGCATTGAGGTGTTCTAAGCAAATGATATACTTTCACACAAAAACTCCATACAAAACACATATTATGAAATAGTAcattaggaagaaaaaaaaatgaggtACAGAATTAAAgtggaaatattttaaaaccaaTGACAAATCACGGTATTGAGTTGCATGCTTATAAAGGTAATTtatgaaaatacaattaattagatAGGCAGAGAGATCTGAACTGCACATGGTCATGAGACCatgatatatttaatataaccaGGAAATACAATCTGCATCTTTGTGCTAAACAGTACTAGCTGTTTCTTCATAAGGATATGCTTCAGGATAAATAGAAGAAGGGGGTTTCCTACTCAATTTAAACAGCTTAGGAACTAAACACATCCCACACTACGTACTTGTGTATTGCAAAGGTAAAATCAACATCAAGACCTTGTTTGCAACTCTGTGTAgcattttacatattaaaaaacGCACTTTTTGATTCCAGTGTGATGCACCATTAACCACAGTTAATTACACAACATGTTCTTGTTCGCACTTAAcatgttttaaacataaaaatacatcacattagcacagaaacaattatttttcaCATAAACGTCTTACAAATATGATTCACTTTAATTTCAAACTTGCAACGActggcatttgtttgtttggtttggttaaGGTATGCAAAAGTTACTTTACCTTAACGTGGGTAATCCAGGATTTCGCTTGTTTATATGGCAATTCGTtgaattatttcagtctgctgcgGTGAAAGGCGTTTTGGAGTAAATTTAGCCGCAGAGCTCGGCCTCTGGGAATGCTGATGCACCAGCACTAAATGGCAGCTGGTGACAAATATAGAGGGACACCACTGAGTGCCATCAGCCAAACCCCGTCCCAGAAACAGTCTCACATGTCGCTGATGATCACTTCACATAGTTACACGGTCACCAATCGCCAGTGCAAAATGACTGGAAAACAAATCACTTTGCAAAGGTTAtagattaaaacacaca
The genomic region above belongs to Amia ocellicauda isolate fAmiCal2 chromosome 4, fAmiCal2.hap1, whole genome shotgun sequence and contains:
- the fsd2 gene encoding fibronectin type III and SPRY domain-containing protein 2 encodes the protein MATKGEISGPSRSASDGATKEFIFGGGDGILSKASVDTPVLTDTTNVELEGLSFYNMDLYESRERLDIFTEEVVVSRTEDDQFTPTMSPLERAQRTEEEEYDLYTAEVTEMAKQYGVWDDKEEIDTEFPTQEPYILVTERKKELAGKGWNKEVEQTASSQPERLDLEEEIGRICQPASTGQHFSVETNESLCFESYNPSYEDEPQPLRHFVVQEQGSEEVFEEDKMHFTRSEMPTKARLQEFKYSEESQEDPPVDEKGDTEMEEQHKAAGGDENEPPDVFCIDCKTPIRAFQKLFGPHKDHSVTQISSAAEEIKDETHKTMCKLEEQIAQMENFASHLEEIFITVEENFGRQEQNLEQHCNEVMQTLAQRYEEKVSGLEVEKKQKLEALYSQLISCGETLDISKGLIETAQEVHRNEDKLTFLQAVIPAMDRIEELTKTETDLNLSASMEFENSTIDFSDVRQMMDSINIVPAPSAPVINPQTPNSATSTSVRVCWSLFSDDTVEYYELFYKPVLENTTAEEAKEQDASMLKVKETYCTVTDLVPNTQYEFWVTALNTTGISPASEKAVYMTVPSPPFIKHKECRSCPNAALIRWESGNTNPVDSYTVELCEISRERNENAVTESIVGIPTCESLIQLQTAKRYLIYVRAVNIGGLSERSDSFIIQTTGTFFHLNEETAHPCLSISEDGFTMFYGDEDIELSDMTFSDNTFARCVAILGELIPVRGKHYWEVEVEETTEYRIGVAYQDTQRNGYLGGNNTSWCMRHVITPSRHKYEFLHNGWSPDIRITTHPKRIGVALDYDTGTLSFFNTDLAQHLYTYECQFLHYVHPCFALDNPGALTVHNGIEAPEYTQFS